One Carassius auratus strain Wakin chromosome 16, ASM336829v1, whole genome shotgun sequence genomic window carries:
- the LOC113115837 gene encoding rho GTPase-activating protein 33-like isoform X5 has product MLFQQDCINSDKARSTDNLDSSGESGTRSVGTTANLKGKMSKRLSVVKGHFPKLVDCAHFHYENVGFGSIELQFANEQSDASWTSGSAKDLVFLVQVSCQGKTWMVRRTYEEFRTLDAHLHQCIYDRRYSQLLALPPLCEIGDRLEIFTPLLSEYLNRLSMIVDNKLNCGPVLTWMEIDNHGNRFMLKEEASLNVPAIAAAHVIKRYTAQASDEISIEVGDILSVIDMPPKEDTTWWRGKHGFQVGFFPSECVKLINEKLPQSVSASVSKQEVDAVGSKPGINNTTEPSSPTSVSKKHGKLMGFLRTFMKSRPTKQKLKQRGILKERVFGCDLGEHLLNSGQDVPQVLKSCSEFIEKHGVVDGIYRHSGVSSNIQKLRHEFDSENVPDLTKDVYMQDIHCVGSLCKLYFRELPNPLLTYQLYDKFAECMGEMTEEERMMKVHDVIQQLPPPHYRTLEYLIKHLAHLATCSGETNMHIKNLAIVWAPNLLRSKEIEAVGLSGADPFKEVRIQSVVVEFLLSNVEVLFSDSFTSVGRFTAARQSLTRPKSFVSTRLLSLEEAQARTQAPLLLQGSPHHATSQFHTVLDLPADKRKRGMKVRKSAGGSWKTFFAIGKPTAAGQRKPSRVTSLFQPATSHAGCRVDSVTLRSAKSEESLSSQHSGAGQGKIQRLRRPRSSSDGLSLAVSVDPQLLPQRSPSRIHSSRSYDSLLPEETHDADEEENEDEEDEEGVYMLPDFSQEPSASWMAEDVIDFSPTFLEDGPIGLGSAAVDPSGRESPPAAAPPPYRCLSHQAHTRTGSQRSITEDPDSVLNQSEAAARRSLILAAAAPPQQVFCQHRPSAVTNAPTSTAQQGESNLSPSHSQTPAPATSVPPSQPPQERRSFTRKVVHALSPKAPKSPPMDISDPIAISVPAKVLEMIGGRAGELQPGLPNSGPPQPPQMISMLLRSCDFQLTESCQQELNSKLGPVAKIKGPSILGPTGVPLPSQQPPPPPPKNPARLMALALAESANKALRQGASPPYRPRQSGTSPETDVRFQRSLSADAGTLLSSDPNQIYSTVRPLSVWKTEGDDDNDNDDEGGTVTEKPADKSHGTESRSPPGRDTGTLSSDSSVSDSGTSNSELSAASSSEDNERTPSPIYRNEEPTTLAQPSKSSPPSSSETIPSQRKPPAYGRQFSAPQLQQEKSSGQSKAPAQPHTQLLHSKSESSPLAHVRAFQPTRPKVPPKPPDLAPLRAPLSQTDRHDDMRRSLDPTRIRRLAGTPQGNTPLSRAYSERISSTSDMLSRYHAARMASQAAQVAHLPIQQQQAQSTSVRPVVPSSEDPSKMENFYYEIGAPEHPQVPPSYARHSYQNMKLDLEGNLRLTDPANQRPISRGYPPPYNHQGPGSGRAPQLWSSEATRVWAATHSHSFSFSHSHSHHRSQDGSSGHPPQPRPQRQTSSSVRLPRSEVYPIHTSVGVGSAAGMVPLSVHQRSVHRPQRSPSADHAASQLHPYFENGKVCYRYFEASRPEDLPLNQHAVLNPSQASPVQGISKDQPEHIYVNYPFTNPSGPGVNSKGWATTDLDENNHQTSETLEPLSKSPLDDKQKDSEQESHTAAFDNPNQNDVSSDSKVINIAASASNAMHFRSRSDPQSTSSEPAHVLTGKEIASLLIERLAEDEREGLSVPSSSSTSPHIEHPPNPYPSQQQQQPPPAYNIYTPGPSRGRFEGQVLPREGSGPFQRQDPLRRSSGGQYRQAFDVMPSGNQVLKFYRSQDFIPSAQGESTTANPYPPRPYYQDPPYPNWGPQGLPDSSHTCTPPTVAFSNLALGSTRVYGPQTVANQFNQYPYQSGPVLPQYPNTPRRDVVVDPSLRPPGLRNQRGLNRQGSLPGPNWTIQTEGQTRSYC; this is encoded by the exons atgcttttccaacaggactgtattaattcagacaag GCTCGAAGCACTGATAATCTGGACAGTTCTGGGGAGTCTGGGACCCGATCGGTGGGAACCACAGCCAACTTGAAGGGGAAGATGAGTAAAAG GCTTTCTGTTGTGAAAGGTCACTTCCCCAAGCTTGTTGACTGTGCCCACTTTCACTATGAAAATGTGGGCTTCGGTTCTATCGAG CTTCAGTTTGCCAATGAGCAGAGCGATGCCAGCTGGACCTCGGGCAGTGCCAAAGATCTGGTTTTCCTCGTGCAGGTGTCCTGCCAG GGTAAGACGTGGATGGTGCGGCGTACATACGAAGAGTTCCGGACACTGGACGCCCACCTACATCAGTGTATTTACGACCGCCGTTACTCGCAGCTTTTGGCCCTTCCTCCCCTTTGCGAGATTGGAGACCGGCTGGAG ATCTTCACACCACTGCTGTCAGAATATCTGAACCGTCTCTCCATGATCGTGGACAATAAACTGAACTGTGGGCCAGTTCTCACCTGGATGGAG ATTGACAACCATGGCAACAGGTTCATGCTGAAAGAAGAAGCATCTTTAAACGTCCCTGCCATCGCTGCTGCTCATGTCATCAAGCGATATACTGCTCAGGCTAGCGATGAGATCTCTATTGAG GTTGGTGATATATTGTCAGTGATTGACATGCCACCCAAAGAGGACACCACATGGTGGAGAGGAAAGCATGGATTCCAG GTTGGCTTCTTTCCCAGTGAATGTGTGAAGCTAATCAATGAGAAGTTGCCACAGTCGGTCAGCGCTTCTGTCAGTAAGCAAG AGGTGGATGCTGTAGGCTCCAAACCTGGCATTAACAACACGACTGAGCCTTCCTCTCCAACATCAG TGTCTAAGAAACACGGCAAGCTGATGGGCTTCCTGCGCACCTTTATGAAGTCCAGACCCACCAAACAAAAGCTAAAGCAGAGGGGAATCCTAAAAGAACGGGTGTTTGGCTGTGACCTTGGCGAGCATCTCCTCAATTCTGGCCAAGACG TGCCGCAGGTACTAAAGAGCTGCTCAGAGTTCATAGAGAAGCATGGTGTGGTCGATGGCATCTACAGACACTCTGGTGTTTCCTCCAACATACAGAAACTCAG GCATGAGTTTGACAGTGAAAATGTTCCAGACCTGACGAAAGATGTGTACATGCAGGATATTCACTGCGTCGGCTCGCTGTGCAAGCTCTACTTTAGAGAGCTGCCCAATCCTCTGCTCACGTACCAACTCTACGACAAGTTTGCT GAATGTATGGGAGAGATGACGGAGGAAGAGAGAATGATGAAAGTACATGATGTTATCCAGCAACTTCCTCCTCCTCACTACCG CACTTTGGAGTACCTCATCAAACACCTGGCTCATTTGGCCACCTGCAGTGGAGAGACGAACATGCACATTAAGAATCTGGCCATTGTCTGGGCCCCCAACCTGCTCAG ATCCAAAGAAATTGAAGCAGTGGGCTTAAGCGGTGCTGATCCATTTAAAGAAGTGCGCATCCAGTCCGTGGTAGTGGAGTTTCTGCTCAGCAATGTGGAAGTACTGTTCAGTGACTCCTTCACTTCTGTTGGCCGTTTTACTGCAG CACGACAGTCTCTGACCAGACCCAAGTCGTTTGTGTCCACCAGGCTTCTGTCTTTAGAGGAGGCGCAGGCTCGCACACAAGCTCCGCTTCTCCTTCAAGGGTCTCCTCACCACGCTACCAGCCAGTTTCACACTGTACTGGACCTGCCTGCCGACAA aaggaaaAGAGGGATGAAGGTCCGGAAGTCGGCAGGTGGGAGCTGGAAGACGTTTTTTGCCATAGGGAAACCTACAGCGGCAGGGCAACGCAAACCCAGTAGGGTTACCTCTTTGTTCCAGCCTGCTACCTCCCATGCAG GTTGCAGGGTGGACAGTGTGACACTCAGGTCAGCGAAGAGTGAAGAGTCCTTGTCATCTCAACACAGTGGAGCAG GTCAGGGAAAGATACAACGCTTACGAAGGCCGCGCTCCAGCAGTGATGGTCTCTCGCTGGCTGTCTCTGTTGATCCACAGCTCCTTCCCCAGCGCTCCCCATCTAGAATCCATTCAAGCCGCTCTTATGACAGCCTGCTGCCTGAAGAAACCCATGATGCTGATGAGGAGGAaaatgaagatgaagaggatgaggagggCGTGTACATGTTGCCGGATTTTTCCCAGGAACCATCTGCCTCATGGATGGCAGAAGATGTCATTGACTTTAGCCCCACCTTCCTGGAAGATGGGCCAATAGGGTTGGGGAGCGCCGCTGTCGATCCGAGTGGCAGGGAGTCTCCTCCTGCGGCCGCACCCCCTCCCTACCGCTGTCTGAGCCATCAAGCCCACACCCGGACTGGTAGCCAGCGCTCAATAACAGAAGATCCAGACTCCGTTCTCAATCAATCAGAGGCTGCAGCCCGTCGTAGTTTGATCCTGGCTGCAGCAGCTCCACCTCAGCAAGTGTTCTGTCAGCACAGGCCATCTGCAGTCACTAATGCTCCCACAAGCACAGCTCAGCAGGGCGAATCGAACCTAAGCCCATCCCATAGCCAGACACCAGCTCCAGCAACCTCTGTGCCCCCATCTCAGCCCCCTCAAGAGAGGCGTTCCTTTACACGTAAAGTGGTTCATGCACTTTCACCTAAAGCACCTAAATCCCCCCCTATGGACATCTCTGATCCGATCGCCATCAGTGTACCTGCCAAG GTTCTGGAAATGATTGGTGGACGAGCTGGAGAATTGCAACCTGGACTTCCAAATAGTGGACCACCTCAGCCACCCCAGATGATATCTATGCTACTGAGATCATGTGATTTTCAGCTCACGGAGAGCTGCCAGCAAGAGCTCAACAGTAAGTTGGGCCCCGTCGCAAAAATCAAGGGTCCTA GTATCTTGGGTCCCACTGGTGTTCCCCTTCCATCACAGCAGCCCCCTCCTCCTCCCCCCAAGAACCCTGCACGCCTCATGGCTCTGGCTCTTGCTGAAAGTGCCAACAAGGCACTGCGGCAAGGTGCCTCACCCCCATACCGCCCCCGTCAAAGTGGAACCTCCCCTGAGACAGATGTCCGCTTCCAGAGGTCCCTTTCCGCCGATGCAGGTACTCTGCTATCTTCTGATCCTAATCAGATTTATTCCACGGTACGCCCCTTGTCTGTGTGGAAGACTGAgggtgatgatgataatgataatgatgatgagggTGGAACTGTTACTGAAAAGCCTGCAGACAAATCACATGGTACAGAGTCAAGGTCACCACCTGGGCGAGACACTGGGACACTCTCTTCTGACAGCTCAGTCTCTGACTCTGGGACATCCAATTCTGAGTTGTCAGCTGCCAGTTCCTCTGAAGACAATGAGCGAACACCAAGCCCCATTTACAGAAATGAAGAACCAACCACTCTGGCACAGCCCTCAAAATCCAGCCCACCCTCTTCCAGTGAAACCATCCCTTCTCAAAGAAAACCCCCAGCTTATGGAAGACAGTTTTCTGCTCCACAGCTTCAGCAGGAGAAATCCAGTGGGCAGTCCAAGGCCCCAGCCCAACCACACACTCAGCTTCTCCATTCTAAATCAGAGAGCTCTCCACTGGCCCATGTACGAGCCTTCCAGCCCACTCGCCCTAAAGTGCCACCCAAGCCGCCTGATCTTGCTCCCTTGAGGGCTCCACTCTCTCAGACTGATCGGCATGATGACATGCGTCGCTCCTTGGATCCCACTCGCATTCGACGCTTGGCGGGGACTCCACAAGGGAACACACCACTTTCCAGAGCGTACTCTGAGCGTATCAGCAGTACCTCTGACATGCTGTCTCGCTATCATGCAGCCAGGATGGCCAGCCAAGCTGCTCAGGTTGCACACCTTCCCATACAACAGCAACAGGCCCAGTCCACATCCGTCAGACCGGTTGTCCCCTCCTCCGAAGACCCTTCCAAGATGGAGAACTTCTACTATGAAATAGGTGCACCTGAGCATCCACAAGTGCCACCCAGCTATGCACGCCACAGCTATCAAAATATGAAGTTAGATCTGGAGGGAAACCTCCGTCTCACTGATCCAGCCAATCAAAGGCCTATTTCCAGAGGTTACCCCCCTCCCTACAACCACCAAGGACCTGGGAGCGGAAGGGCTCCCCAGCTTTGGTCATCTGAGGCAACACGAGTTTGGGCCGCAACACATTCTCACTCTTTCTCCTTTTCCCATTCTCATTCTCACCATCGCTCTCAGGATGGATCATCAGGACATCCTCCCCAACCCCGTCCCCAGCGTCAGACATCGTCATCTGTCAGGTTGCCCCGCAGTGAAGTGTATCCCATACACACATCCGTTGGAGTGGGCTCCGCTGCTGGCATGGTGCCTCTGTCTGTGCACCAACGTAGCGTGCATCGCCCCCAGCGTTCCCCTTCTGCAGACCACGCAGCCTCCCAGCTTCATCCCTACTTTGAAAATGGGAAGGTATGTTACCGGTACTTTGAGGCTTCCAGACCGGAAGACTTGCCACTGAATCAGCATGCTGTATTGAACCCATCTCAGGCCTCACCAGTGCAAGGAATCTCAAAAGATCAGCCTGAACACATTTACGTCAACTACCCTTTCACAAACCCATCAGGACCTGGTGTTAATTCAAAGGGCTGGGCCACCACAGACCTCGACGAAAATAATCACCAAACATCTGAGACACTGGAACCACTTTCCAAGTCACCACTGGATGACAAACAGAAGGATTCAGAGCAAGAAAGTCACACGGCTGCTTTCGACAACCCTAACCAGAATGATGTGTCCTCAGATTCCAAAGTGATCAATATAGCAGCGAGTGCCTCCAATGCCATGCATTTCCGCAGTCGCTCAGATCCCCAAAGTACTAGCTCGGAGCCTGCTCATGTCCTGACTGGGAAGGAAATTGCCTCCTTGCTTATTGAAAGGCTTGCAGAGGATGAAAGGGAGGGTCTTTCTGTGCCATCCTCTTCATCCACTTCTCCGCACATTGAGCACCCTCCAAATCCCTATCCTagtcagcagcagcaacaacctCCACCTGCATATAATATCTACACTCCAGGACCCTCTCGTGGGCGCTTTGAAGGTCAGGTGCTACCTAGAGAGGGATCAGGACCTTTCCAACGTCAAGACCCCTTGCGGAGATCTTCCGGAGGCCAGTACAGACAAGCTTTTGACGTCATGCCATCTGGCAACCAAGTCCTTAAGTTTTACAGAAGCCAAGACTTTATCCCAAGCGCCCAGGGAGAAAGCACAACTGCTAACCCTTATCCCCCAAGACCATATTATCAGGACCCCCCATACCCCAATTGGGGCCCTCAAGGCCTCCCAGACTCTTCCCACACATGCACTCCACCTACAGTGGCCTTCTCAAACTTAGCGCTTGGATCGACAAGAGTATATGGGCCTCAGACAGTGGCCAATCAGTTTAACCAGTACCCATACCAGTCAGGGCCAGTGCTTCCCCAGTATCCCAACACACCACGGCGAGATGTTGTCGTGGATCCTTCTCTTCGGCCTCCAGGGTTGCGGAACCAGAGAGGCTTAAACCGGCAGGGAAGCCTGCCGGGCCCCAACTGGACCATCCAAACTGAGGGCCAGACCCGTAGTTACTGCTAA